ATGCATGTTGATGTGGCTAGAAGCAGATCCTGAAACGCAGGCCAAGTACCTCAAACGTGTGTTCGGTGCCGAGGTCGACGAGGAGTTGCTGGAGCTAATCGAACAGGCGAAGGCAGAACAACTGAAGCGAATCAAATCTCGGGAAGATGTCTCCAAGCCCAAGCGCGGCTCTTAAGCCTTCTAACGACTCTGTACAGTACACGTTCTCACATAAGGCGCTCTCTCTTCACGGTGCCCCGCAACTTGTACATGCGCCCGCATCCTCCGACACCTGATTGCCATTGACCTTCGATGTGCTCGGGCGCCGACCCCCTTCGGGGGAAGACGGTGGTCGCGCCCCGCATCGGTGCTGCACCCGTTTCAGGGGTCGAGGAGACCATTGTATTACGCAGTGCCTATCGCTCCCGCAACGCCAATGACAGCGGTCCTGGTGGTCAGCCACGGCTGAGGCCAATTAGCCGCATTGGGTGTGACTGCCTGCTTTGCCCGTCGGGAGCGAGAGGCAATGATCGCCGGTCTCGCTGTGAGGGATGCACCCCAAAGATTCAGGACCGGCCTGTCCGCCCCGCTGCTCCGACCACCATTGTCGCCAGTTCCACGGGACCAATTGGCTTGGTCACGTGCATCGTGAAGCCGGCCGACACGGCCCGCACGCGATCCTCGCTGCGTGCGTACGCGGTCAGCGCGATGGCCGGGATGTTCCAACCCTTGCCGTCGCCGCGACTGCGTATCTGACGAATGAGGTCGTAGCCGTCCTGTTCCGGCATGCCGATGTCCGAGACCCACACGTCGAACTCGCGTTCCGTCAGGTGCCCCAACGCCTCGTCCACGCTGCCAGCGGTCATGACCACAGCGTTGCGATCTTCCAGCAGGCGCTGGATCAACGTCCGCGCGTCCGGTTCGTCATCGACCACCAAGACGCGGATGCCCGTGATGTCGTCGCACGACTCCGGCAGTCCCACCATCATAGGGGCCGAACGGGGATGGCGGCTCTCCACCTCAGGGTCGGCCTTGCCCTGCACGACCATCGGCGGCAACGCAACCACAAAGGTCGAACCGTGACCCGGCCCATCGCTGCATACCTCGACGCAGCCACCGTGAAGCTCGATCAATTGCTTCACGATGGATAGCCCGAGTCCCAGTCCGCCGTGACGGCGCGTGGTCGAGGGATCGGCCTGACGGAGGCGGTCGAACACGTGGGGCAGGAACTCGGGCCTGATGCCCTCGCCGTTGTCGGCGACGGTAATTTCCACGTGCGAGTTCACGCGCGCCAGCGTCACCTGCACGCGACCGCCCTTCGGGGTGAACTTCACCGCGTTCGTCAGCAGGTTCCAGAAGACCTGTTGCCAGCGGTTCGGGTCGCCGCTGATCGGCCCAGCCATCGGGTCGAGAACGACGCGCACTCGCACGCCCTTGGCATCGGCGGCAGGCTGGACGCGCTCGGCGGCCGCTCGGACTGTGCCTGCGAGGTCCACCGGCTGCACGTCCAGCCGCACCTTCCCCGAAATGATCCGGCTCATGTCGAGCAGGTCTTCGGTTATGGTCGTCCGCGCCCGCGCGTTGCGCTCGATGGTCTCCAAGCGCTGTCGGATGTCCTCGGGGTCCGTAGCGTTGCTCGACCGGAGGACTTGCGACCAGCCGAGGATCGCGTTCATCGGCGTGCGAAGTTCGTGGCTGAGCGTAGCGAGGAACTCGTCCTTCATCCGGCCCGCCCGCTCGGCCTCGGCTCGGGCGTCCCGCTCGCGCGCCAAAAGGTGCTCCCGATCCTCGGCCGCACGGTGCTGCTCGGTCACGTCCGTGCTCGTCCCGAACCACTGCACGACGTGACCCGACTCGTCGCGCACCCCCTGCAAAGGATAGCCGGCCATGCAATCGCGGATACCGTGCCCCCTTAGCACGGCTGGGAACTGCCAGACGGGGGGGCGCGTATAACCGCGTGTCGATCGGCCAACACTTGTCAGAGCCCGTGGTGGAAAAAGTAGCGGCCGTGGTCTTTGGGGAACGCAACTGGGGTACCGTTTTACGCTTCAACTTGTTTCAGGCCGGATAAAGGCAATCGACAAGCGAACCGGCATTTACACGTATCGGGACAATGGCTACTGCGGAA
The nucleotide sequence above comes from Tepidisphaeraceae bacterium. Encoded proteins:
- a CDS encoding ATP-binding protein translates to MAGYPLQGVRDESGHVVQWFGTSTDVTEQHRAAEDREHLLARERDARAEAERAGRMKDEFLATLSHELRTPMNAILGWSQVLRSSNATDPEDIRQRLETIERNARARTTITEDLLDMSRIISGKVRLDVQPVDLAGTVRAAAERVQPAADAKGVRVRVVLDPMAGPISGDPNRWQQVFWNLLTNAVKFTPKGGRVQVTLARVNSHVEITVADNGEGIRPEFLPHVFDRLRQADPSTTRRHGGLGLGLSIVKQLIELHGGCVEVCSDGPGHGSTFVVALPPMVVQGKADPEVESRHPRSAPMMVGLPESCDDITGIRVLVVDDEPDARTLIQRLLEDRNAVVMTAGSVDEALGHLTEREFDVWVSDIGMPEQDGYDLIRQIRSRGDGKGWNIPAIALTAYARSEDRVRAVSAGFTMHVTKPIGPVELATMVVGAAGRTGRS